In one Myxocyprinus asiaticus isolate MX2 ecotype Aquarium Trade chromosome 1, UBuf_Myxa_2, whole genome shotgun sequence genomic region, the following are encoded:
- the LOC127448077 gene encoding L-selectin-like → MQNKIQFLILFVLSPCVCSLPHMFYYVPVPTSWLDAQTYCRQHYTDLATIDDKTDVYELVKTVPKDFKGKYIWIGLYRMSGTSPWIWSDQSKSIFGWWASGQPNNYNGYQFCASIYTDGFWADEDCVLKYTSICYIDRKTQILRVDVKSSQNMNDPEVKKEILKKASS, encoded by the exons TTCTGAGCCCTTGTGtttgctctctgcctcacatgtTTTACTATGTTCCTGTGCCAACGAGCTGGTTGGATGCGCAAACATACTGCAGACAACATTACACTGATTTGGCAACCATTGATGACAAGACAGATGTTTATGAGTTGGTAAAAACTGTACCCAAAGATTTTAAAGGCAAATATATATGGATTGGACTCTATCGGATGAGTGGCACTTCTCCCTGGATTTGGTCCGATCAGAGCAAGTCCATATTCGGATGGTGGGCTTCTGGACAGCCAAACAATTATAATGGCTACCAATTCTGTGCGTCAATATATACTGATGGATTCTGGGCCGATGAGGATTGTGTATTAAAATACACTTCTATCTGCTACATTG aCAGGAAGACACAGATTTTAAGGGTTGACGTGAAATCAAGTCAAAATATGAATGATCCTGAAGTGAAGAAAGAGATTTTAAAGAAGGCGAGTTCATAA